One window of Candidatus Rokuibacteriota bacterium genomic DNA carries:
- the acpS gene encoding holo-ACP synthase gives MEVKGLGVDLVAVGRMRRVVERWDQRFLRRVFTQDELDYCFKRRDPIPHLAARFAAKEATLKALGIGLRMGVRWTEIEVRRKPGQPPVLVLSGRSKAVGHARGASQVLLSLTHDGEYALAQAMLMGPGLDAGGQEGLREEVR, from the coding sequence ATGGAGGTCAAGGGGCTCGGTGTGGACCTGGTCGCGGTCGGGCGGATGCGGCGCGTAGTCGAGCGCTGGGATCAACGCTTTCTCCGACGCGTGTTTACCCAGGACGAGCTCGACTACTGCTTCAAGCGCCGCGACCCCATCCCGCACCTCGCCGCGCGCTTCGCGGCCAAGGAGGCGACGCTCAAGGCCCTGGGGATCGGGCTCAGGATGGGCGTCCGCTGGACCGAGATCGAGGTGCGCCGCAAGCCGGGTCAGCCGCCCGTCCTTGTGCTTTCGGGCCGTTCGAAGGCGGTCGGCCACGCCAGGGGGGCGAGCCAGGTGCTGCTGTCGCTGACCCACGACGGCGAGTATGCCCTGGCGCAGGCCATGCTCATGGGTCCCGGGCTTGACGCGGGGGGCCAGGAGGGGCTGCGTGAGGAGGTCCGCTGA
- a CDS encoding phosphoglucosamine mutase, which yields MTKLFGTDGIRGIANEDPLTPDLAYRLGRELVATLMSRGRDPQVRLVIGRDTRLSGPMLEAALTAGALSAGAECVAAGVLPTPGIAILTRELRAHGGVVLSASHNPFEDNGIKLFSGEGSKFPDAWEAEIETRLGGPDSAPRPSGAGIGCLVPYARAEADYIRFLRAAFGLDLRGFALVLDCAHGATYRVAPRLFRGLGARVITLGTRPDGTNINRGCGALFPQALQTKVKATGAHVGFAFDGDGDRLIAVDETGKVRDGDYLLAICARHLKGKGELKGNQVVTTVMANLGLDRSLAEARIGVVKTQVGDRYVLEEMERRGAYLGGEQSGHLIFLDRAPTGDGLLSALQLLAVMRERDEGLSALARCLTKVPQVLVNVPVREKPPIESIPGLAARTRELESAMNGAGRILVRYSGTEPLARVMIEGEDRLGIQAMAQELAALIARAIGADPA from the coding sequence GTGACAAAGCTCTTTGGCACCGACGGGATCCGCGGGATCGCCAACGAGGATCCGCTGACCCCGGATCTGGCCTACCGGCTGGGTCGTGAGCTGGTCGCAACGCTGATGAGCCGGGGGCGAGACCCGCAGGTCCGCCTGGTCATCGGCCGCGACACGCGCCTCTCCGGTCCCATGCTCGAGGCCGCGCTGACTGCCGGCGCGCTGTCGGCAGGGGCGGAGTGCGTCGCGGCGGGTGTCCTCCCGACCCCCGGTATCGCCATCCTGACCCGCGAGCTCCGCGCCCACGGCGGCGTCGTCCTCTCCGCGTCCCACAACCCTTTCGAGGACAACGGGATCAAGCTCTTCTCCGGTGAGGGGAGCAAGTTCCCCGACGCGTGGGAGGCCGAGATCGAAACGCGGCTGGGCGGACCTGACAGCGCCCCGCGCCCGTCGGGAGCCGGGATCGGGTGCCTCGTCCCGTACGCGCGCGCCGAGGCCGACTACATCCGGTTCCTCCGCGCGGCCTTCGGGCTGGACCTTCGGGGCTTCGCGCTGGTCCTCGACTGCGCCCACGGGGCGACGTATCGCGTCGCGCCTCGCCTCTTCCGGGGCCTCGGGGCACGCGTAATCACCCTCGGGACGAGGCCGGATGGGACCAACATCAACCGGGGCTGCGGAGCCCTCTTCCCCCAGGCCCTCCAGACGAAGGTGAAGGCGACCGGCGCCCATGTCGGCTTCGCCTTCGACGGCGACGGTGATCGCCTGATCGCCGTGGACGAGACCGGCAAGGTGAGGGACGGCGATTACCTCCTCGCCATCTGTGCCCGGCACCTGAAGGGGAAAGGCGAGCTCAAGGGGAACCAGGTCGTCACGACGGTCATGGCCAACCTCGGGCTCGATCGCTCGCTCGCGGAGGCGCGGATCGGCGTCGTGAAGACCCAGGTGGGCGACCGCTACGTCCTGGAGGAGATGGAGCGGCGCGGCGCCTACCTGGGCGGCGAGCAGTCCGGGCACCTCATCTTCCTCGACCGGGCGCCCACGGGCGATGGCCTTCTTTCGGCCCTCCAGCTCCTGGCAGTGATGCGGGAGCGCGACGAGGGGCTCTCCGCGCTGGCCCGCTGCCTGACCAAAGTTCCTCAGGTGCTGGTCAACGTGCCTGTCCGTGAGAAGCCCCCGATCGAGAGCATCCCGGGTCTGGCGGCGAGGACTCGCGAGCTGGAATCGGCGATGAACGGCGCGGGACGGATCCTGGTTCGCTACTCGGGCACCGAACCTCTCGCTCGCGTGATGATCGAGGGCGAGGACCGGCTTGGCATCCAGGCGATGGCTCAGGAGCTGGCCGCGCTCATCGCCCGCGCCATCGGGGCTGACCCGGCCTGA
- a CDS encoding YbbR-like domain-containing protein yields the protein MKFLTAHWELKLLSLLGALVLWLFVVGGEKSEVVLPVPVEFSGIPTGLELTAGHRDSVDVQLRGLRVQLMRLRGEALRVQVPLAGAGPGDTTHRLLPEHVPVPAGVQVVRITPSRLRVVLETVESATLRVVPRLTGAPPAGFVLRDVRVTPIQVEVRGPRSEVRVLSQVETEPIDLSTLRGPVRRSVTLAGPGGSVRLVGDRTAEVTLEVVERGSS from the coding sequence ATGAAGTTCCTCACCGCCCACTGGGAGCTGAAGCTCCTGTCACTTCTGGGTGCCCTCGTCCTCTGGCTGTTCGTGGTCGGCGGGGAGAAGTCGGAGGTGGTGCTGCCTGTCCCGGTCGAGTTTTCGGGGATCCCAACGGGCCTCGAGCTGACGGCCGGCCATCGCGACAGCGTGGATGTCCAGCTCCGGGGCCTGCGCGTCCAGCTCATGCGGCTCAGGGGTGAGGCGCTTCGCGTCCAGGTGCCACTCGCCGGGGCTGGGCCCGGCGACACCACGCACCGGCTCCTGCCCGAGCACGTCCCCGTGCCTGCGGGCGTCCAGGTGGTGCGGATCACGCCCTCCCGCCTCCGCGTCGTCCTGGAGACCGTCGAGTCGGCGACCCTCAGGGTGGTACCGCGGCTGACCGGCGCCCCGCCGGCGGGGTTCGTCCTGAGGGACGTTCGCGTCACGCCGATCCAGGTCGAGGTGCGTGGTCCCCGGAGCGAGGTCCGGGTCCTCAGTCAGGTAGAGACGGAGCCCATCGACCTCTCGACGCTTCGCGGACCCGTGCGGCGGTCGGTGACGCTCGCGGGGCCGGGCGGCTCGGTGAGGCTCGTCGGCGACCGGACAGCGGAGGTCACGCTCGAAGTCGTCGAGCGGGGATCGTCGTGA